From Deinococcus radiopugnans ATCC 19172, one genomic window encodes:
- a CDS encoding transposase, protein MRGKRYTEEQIAFALKQAETGISIAEVCRKMGIAESTFFNWKKKFSGLGVSELRRLRQLEEENRKLKQLVADLSLDKIMLQDVIQKEL, encoded by the coding sequence ATGCGTGGAAAACGATATACCGAAGAACAGATTGCATTTGCTCTTAAACAAGCCGAAACCGGCATCTCTATCGCCGAAGTCTGCCGGAAGATGGGCATCGCGGAGTCGACGTTTTTCAACTGGAAGAAGAAATTCAGTGGCCTGGGGGTCAGCGAGTTACGCCGTCTTAGACAGCTCGAAGAGGAAAACCGCAAGCTGAAGCAGCTGGTGGCCGATCTGAGTCTGGATAAGATCATGCTGCAGGACGTGATTCAAAAAGAGCTCTGA
- a CDS encoding IS3 family transposase, whose protein sequence is MQKRMTEIAHTRVRCGYRRIHVLMAREGWRVSHKRFFRLCQLAG, encoded by the coding sequence ATCCAGAAAAGGATGACCGAGATTGCCCACACGCGGGTGCGATGCGGATATCGTAGGATCCACGTGCTGATGGCGCGGGAGGGCTGGCGTGTCAGCCACAAGCGATTCTTCAGGCTGTGTCAGCTGGCCGGCTGA